The Halocalculus aciditolerans genome includes a window with the following:
- a CDS encoding ABC transporter ATP-binding protein, translating to MTDPLLSVDDLHVVFHTERETIHAVDGVSFDVHAGETVGLVGESGSGKSVTARAILGLVDGPGRIEAGRIDFRGDDLTDDNWDRHRGDISIVFQDPGSALNPVYTVGNQITEALRIHQGLRGRAATERAVDLLEAVGIPDAARRVNEYPHQLSGGQQQRAVIATALACDPDLLVCDEPTTALDVTIQAQILDLLQDLQDEQDLAVLFITHDMGVIEDATDRVNVIYAGEIVERAPTRTLFDDPAHPYTRALLQSIPGRTPPDQRLPAIDGEVPTPTAPAQSCRFAPRCPDAFPDCHAVAPAHVALGDAAAERSATDRSAADSSSAGRSAACLLHDPDYTDGGDT from the coding sequence GTGACCGACCCGCTCCTCTCCGTCGACGACCTCCACGTCGTCTTCCACACGGAGCGCGAAACCATCCACGCCGTCGACGGCGTCTCCTTCGACGTCCACGCCGGGGAGACCGTCGGGCTCGTCGGCGAATCCGGCAGCGGGAAGTCCGTCACGGCCCGCGCCATCCTCGGCCTCGTCGACGGCCCCGGCCGCATCGAGGCCGGCCGCATCGACTTCCGCGGCGACGACCTCACCGACGACAACTGGGACCGCCACCGCGGCGACATCTCCATCGTCTTCCAGGACCCCGGGAGCGCCCTCAACCCCGTCTACACGGTCGGGAACCAGATTACGGAGGCGCTCCGCATCCACCAGGGCCTCCGCGGGCGCGCCGCGACCGAGCGCGCCGTCGACCTCCTCGAAGCCGTCGGCATCCCGGACGCCGCCCGCCGCGTGAACGAGTACCCACACCAGCTCTCCGGCGGCCAACAGCAGCGCGCCGTCATCGCCACCGCGCTCGCCTGCGACCCCGACCTCCTCGTCTGCGACGAACCCACGACCGCGCTCGACGTCACCATCCAGGCGCAGATACTCGACCTCCTCCAGGACCTCCAGGACGAACAGGACCTCGCCGTGCTCTTCATCACGCACGACATGGGCGTCATCGAGGACGCCACGGACCGCGTGAACGTCATCTACGCGGGCGAAATCGTCGAGCGCGCACCGACCCGCACGCTCTTCGACGACCCCGCCCACCCCTACACGCGCGCCCTCCTCCAGAGCATCCCCGGACGCACGCCGCCCGACCAGCGCCTCCCGGCCATCGACGGCGAAGTCCCCACGCCCACCGCGCCCGCGCAGTCCTGCCGGTTCGCGCCGCGCTGCCCCGACGCCTTCCCGGACTGCCACGCCGTCGCCCCCGCCCACGTCGCGCTCGGCGACGCCGCCGCCGAACGCTCCGCCACTGACCGCTCTGCCGCCGACTCCTCCTCCGCTGGACGTTCTGCCGCCTGCCTCCTCCACGACCCCGACTACACCGACGGAGGTGACACCTGA